The DNA window AAAGACGACGAACGCGAGGAGGAACTCGCCGACTTCATCCGCGAGAAGGGCGGCGAGTTCGGCACCGTCACCGGTCGCCCCCGCCGAATCGGCTGGCTCGACATGCCGATGCTCCGCCACGCCGCGCGCGTCAGCGGGTTCACCGGCATCGCCGTCAACCATCTCGACGTCCTCGCCGGACTGGACGAGGTGAAGGTGGGCCACTCCTACGAGTTAGACGGCGAGGAACTGCTGACGATGCCCGCGACGACCGAACGGTGGGCGGACTGTGAACCGACCCTCCGCGAGTTCGAACCGTGGCCGGAAGTCGACTGGACCGCCGTCGCCGAGGAGGGGTACGACGCCATCCCCGAGAACGCCCGGACGTACCTCAACTACCTCACCGAGGAGATGGGCGTGCCCGTCTACGCCGTCGGCGTCGGCCCGGACCGCGCCGAAACCGTCGAACTCGTCAACCCCTTCGAGCGGTAAGTCGGTCCGTTCGACCGCTTACCCCGCGTCGATTTTTACGAGCACCGTGTCGGTGAGAGCGCCGTCACCGAACGGCGGCGTTCGTCCCCGACTTCGCGCCTCCCTTCCGTCGAATCGGAGAATCCGTACCCTTTTGTTTCACCCCGTCCATCCGTCGCACGATGAAGGAATCCCTGATGGACATCCTCTGTGACCCCCTCGACAAGAGCGATCTCGAACTGGAGGTCGACGAACGCGACGGCGACGAGATACTCGAAGGCCGTCTCGTCGGGACGGTCACCGGAGAGGTCTACCCCATCGAGGACGGCATCCCGAATCTGCTGCCGCCGGACATGCGCGACGACTAGTCGGACCTGAACGTTTTTCACTACACGCCGAGAGGGACACACCGTGTCAGAGTCGCTGAGAGTCGAACTAAACGGAGAGGGTCTCCACACCATCACCGCGCCGCCCGAGTTCGAGGCCGACGGCCCGTTCGTGGTCGTCCTCGAGAACGCCGGCGCGGCGGTCCACGTACACGTCCATCTCGACGATGCGCTCTCCGCCGCGGCGCGACTCGAAAGCGGCAACCACTACGTCGAGGAGGGCGGGACGCAACGCGTCCGGGTCGGCGCCTCCTCGCGCGCGGAACCGGTGACCGGAACGCTCCGGGTCGTCACCGGGTACGGCGCGGAGGAGGCGCACGTCCGCGTGACGCTCGACCCCGCCGCGGCGGAGAAATCCGAAGTCGAGGTCGACGAGGAGTTCTCCCGGCCGCCGCGGAGGGAGCCCGAATCCTCCCCCGTCGACGAACTGCGGGAGGCGATTCCCGTCCCCTCGCGCACCGTCGTTCCGTTTCTCGGCCTCGTCGGTCTCTCTCTCCTCGTCGCCGCCGTGGTCGTCGCCACCGTCGATAGCACGGCACTCGTCCTCGGCGTCGGCGTCGTCCTCGGCGCGATGCTCGTCGCGACGGCGTTCCTCATCCGCTGACCGCCGACTCGGCGGAGCTGACGGTAACCTCCACTGACTGTCTGTTTTCCCTGAGTAGCGTTCATACTCCGGCGGGCCGTTACCACGACCCAGTGAGCTTCGTCGCAACGGTCACTATCCTCGACCCCCCGCTGTTTCAGGCGACGTTCGACGCGGTTCCGGACGCGCACAGCACGCTCGAAAACTACCACTACATCGAGGACGCCTCCGGTGAGCGGCGGTACGTGTTCTTCTCTTGGATTTCGGGGTGCGACTTCGACGAACACGAACGCGCGTTGACGAACGACCCGACGGTCGACGAGTTCAGGAGGCTCGCCGACGTGGGAAGCCGCCGCCTCTACCGAGTCGTCAGCGAACCGGTCCCCGCCGAGTGGCAGATGCTGTACCCGTTCTTCCGCGACAACGACATCACCGTGTTGAACTCGTCTCGGACGGTTCGCGGCGCTCACATCGAGGCTCGCTTCCCGTCGTACGACGCGCTACAGGCGTTGAAGACGGCGGTGTGCGAGGCCGGTGCCAACGTCGAGATAGACCGCATACACTCGGAGACGGCCCCGTCGCTCGGCGAGAATCGACTCACGGAGAAGCAACGCGAGGCGGTGGCGTTGGCCGCCCGCCGGGGGTACTTCGAGACGCCCAGTCGGGCGTCGCTCGGCGAACTCGCGGAGGAGCTAGGCGTCAGTCCGCAGGCCGTCTCGAAACGCGTCCGCGGCGGCGTCGAGAAACTCGTCGAGACGACGCTGACTCGCACCGAACCGGCGGAGCCGTCCTCGAACGGGCGGTAGGCCCGCGAGGCGCGAGTCGCCGCGGTGGCGTCGCCGCCTCGGGCCTCAGTCGTCGCCGTGAGCGGGTTCGGCCTCGCCGTCCCCGTCGGGGTGCGTCGGCGTGCCCGAGAGGTTGCCCTCCTCGTCGAAGCGTTTGGCGCGCAGGTAGCGCGCGCGGTACCGGTTCGCTCCCTCGTACACGTCGGCCTCCCGAATCTCCTCGGTGCGGCCGTCGGCGACGGCGTCGACGATGGCTTCGAGTTGTTCCTTCTCGGAGGGCGTCAGTTCGAACTCGTACGTCCGCGTCTCCTCTCGCTCTAACTTCGTCCACTGCCGCGCGGCGGCGACGACGAGCGAACAGGGTTCGCGGCACGGGAACGGCCCGTCGCCGCCGTCGGCGTCGAGTTCCTCGCCCTCGTCGAACTCCCACTCGCGCCGCCTGAGACACTGCGAATCGACGCAGCACGTCTCTGCGACCCACTCGACTGCCTCCCGCGGGAGTTCGTCGACGATGTCGTAGATGCCCGTCTGACGCTCGGCGGTGTCCCGCCAGTGACTCACGTCGAGTTCGCCCTCGCGTTCGAGGTTCCAGTTGGCCACCGTCGCCGGGTAGACGGTATCGACGGCTTCGACGGCGTCGCGCCCGTCGACGTCCGGAAGCGCCCACCCTGAGACGAGCGTCGGAGCCGTCTTCAGCGGCCGGTACCGGCCGCGTTCGTCGTACGTCGTCACCTCGCGGAGGTCCAACGGGTCCTCGTAGACGTCGAGTTCTTCGGGGGACGCGTCGGCGTCCTCGACGTGGCGGACGTCGTACCGCCGTTCGCCGTCCGGCCCGAGTTCGACCGAGACGGCGAGTTGTCCCCACTCGACGGCGACGCCGCGTTCGAGGGCCTCGTACCGTTCGGGCACCGAGTGCTCCGCCGCGCCCTCCACCCACCGGAGGAACGCCCGGCGGTGCCGCCCCGCGCCGACCGTTCGCTCCCAGTAGTGCCAGTTCGTCACGTACGCCGCGGCGTCTTCGGCCGCCTCGCGGAGTTCCGACTCCGAGAGGCCGTGACGGGACTGCTCGGGCGTTTCGAGGCTGTACTCCCCCTCGCTCGCGGCGACGGAGAGGCCGTCGAACTCGACGGGTTCGGACTCGGCGGCGTCCAGTAGCGCCTCGAACTGCGAGTCGCGCACGGTCAGTCCCCCGCCGCCTGCGTCTCTCGGGTGCGTTTCCGTACGGCGTCTATCGCGGCACCCACGTCAGCGCCGGCGTCGGCGGCGCGTTCGAGGATGACGTCGGCCATGAGGCCCTCGGTGCCGACGGCGCCGGCGTACCAGATGCGGTGGCCGTCGACTTCCGCGGGCACGTCGTACCCCGTCCGGTAGTCGTCGGTGAGGCCCATGTCCTCGGGGATGTCCTCCTGCGTGTGGAACCCGTCCGCGACGAACAGGGGGACGACCACCACGTCGTCGGACTCGAAGTAGTCCGTCACGTCGTCCACCTCTGGTTCCTCGTCCATGTAGAGGGCCTGCACCTCGTCGAAGCGGTCCATCTCGCGGACGCGTTGGGCGTGGTACTCGATGGCCTTCGCAGAGTTCTCGTTCCGTTCGGTGCCGTGGCCGACGACGGCCAGACCGAACCCCTCGCCGACGTCCGGGTCGCCCGTCACCGTCTCGGCGCGGCGGACGAGAACGTCCGTCATCGCCTCGTGCGTCCCGACGGGCCCGCAGTAGTGGACCGTCTGTCCGGTGTCCTCGGCTTCCAACGTCGCGGTGTCGGCGTCGAGGCCGTTCGACTCCCACTGGGAGACGTCCCACCCCTCCAGGCGGAGTTCCCGCGGGATGACCTGTTCGGTGAAGTACCCCTCGCTGATGAACAGGGGGACGACGTACACCTCGTCGGACTCCACCGTCCGGAGAACCTCCCGGAGGTGGGGCTCTTCCTTCCAGAATCCGGTCTTCACCTCGTCGAACGCCCCCGCCGCGCGGATGGTGTCGGCGTGATTCTCGGTCGGCGCGCGCGAGTCCGGGTTGAGATGCGACCCGTGCGCCACGATGACCAGCGCTTGCATACGAGTAGGTTACGACAGCACCGCCTTAGGGACTTCGCATCTCCGAAAGGAATTTTGTCGAAACGGAAGCCGAAATTCGGAGTGCCTTCATCATAGACTAAGTGAGGGGCGGTCGCCCGCGGGCCGACGCGCCGCGGGATTTTTTATCCCGTCTCGCCACCTCCCTGCTATGTCACTCGCCGCCGAGACGCGCGACGCCGTGCGAGAACGTCCCTACCTGCTTTCGGCCCTCCGCGCGGGCGTCGTCAACTACACCGCCGCCGCCGAATCGCTCGACGTGGAGGGCGACACCGACTCCGTGGCGACGGCCCTGCGCCGGTTCGCCGACGACCTCCCCGACCTGACGACGGAGTACCGCGACGCGACGGTGCGCATGCGAAGCGGTGTCGGCCTCGCGGGCGAGGACGTGGAGGCCGCCGACGCCGACGACCGGGTGGTGACCGTCGGCGGCGTCGAGATGGTCGCCGCCGACGGGCCGATGACCGCCCTCGTCGCGAAGGGCGACGTGGACGCGCGCGCACTCTCGGCCGCCGTGGACCGCCTCGCGGCCGAAGACGTCGTCGTGGACGCCGCGGGCGTCGCCGACGACGAACTCGCTATCGTCGTCCCGCGGCGGGAGGGCGCGAACGCCCTCCGAATCGTCGAGGGGGCGCTTCACGAAGTCGCTCGGTAGCGCTCCGTCTCTCTTCGGTTCCTCCGTTCGCGTTTTCGTCGCCTCACTTCGTTCGGCAACGCTACCGTTGCTCACGGGTCACTCCGTTCCCCGTTCGCGTTTTCGTCGCCTCACTTCGTTCGGCAACGCTACCGACGCATTCAACACCGAACGCAGACAAATCCGCGACGATGACGCTGTCCGTGACCAACACCCTGACGGGCGAACGCGAGGAGTTCGAGCCACGAGCAGACGACGACGTGTTGCTCTACGTCTGTGGGCTTACGGTCTCGGACGACGCGCACCTCGGGCACGCCCGCCTGTGGATGCACGCCGACGTGATGCACCGATGGCTGGAACACGAAGGGTACGACGTGCACCACGTCGAGAACTTCACCGACGTGAACGAGAAGATAGCCGCCAGAATCGGCGACGACGAACTGGGCGACTCCGAGGCCGACGTCGCGGAGCACTTCACCGGGAACGTCATCCGCGACATGCGCGGCCTGAACCTCAAGCGCGCGGAGGTGTACCCCCGCGTCTCGGAGCACGTTCCCCAGATTATCGACCTCATCGAGACGCTGATAGAGAAGGGCTACGCCTACGAGTCCAACGGGTCGGTGTACTTCGACGTCTCCGCGTTCGACGACTACGGCAAACTCTCGAACCAGAAGATAGAGGAGATGGAGTCTCAAGGCCCCGAGGACGAACGCAGAGAGAAGCGCAACCCCTCGGACTTCGCCCTCTGGAAGGCGGGTGCCGTCTCGCCGGACGACGTGGCGGAACACCGCCCCGACGAACTCGGACCGGTCCACGAACCGTGCGGCGAGACGTGGGAGTCGCCGTGGGGCGAGGGCCGTCCCGGGTGGCACATCGAGTGCTCGGCGATGTCGATGACGCACTTAGACGAGACCATCGACATCCACGTCGGCGGCCGTGACCTCGTCTTCCCGCACCACGAGAACGAGGTGGCCCAAAGCGAAGCGGCGACGGGCCAGACGTTCGCGCGCTACTGGCTTCACGTCGGCTTGCTCCAGACGGAGGGCGACAAGATGTCCTCCTCTCTGGGTAACTTCTTCTACGTGAACGACGCCTTAGAGGAGTTCGGCGCGGACGTGATTCGGACGTTCTACCTCTCGACGGCGTACGGGTCCGAGCAGACGTTCGGCGAGGACGCGATGGCCGAAGCCGAGGAGCGGTGGGACCGCCTCGAACGCGCCTACGACGCCGCTCTCGACGCCCTCGACGGCGTGGACGCCTACGCGACGGTCGAGGACGAGGCGTTCCGCGAGTCCGTCGAGACGGTCCGCACGGAGTTCCGCGAGGCGATGAACGACGACTTCAACGTGCGCGAGGCGATGGCCGCCTTGCTGGAACTCGCCGGGGCGGTCAACCGCCACCTCGACGGCCGAGAGCGGTACGACTACCGCGCGCTACGCGAGGCCGTCGAGGCGTTCGAGGACCTCGGCGGCGACGTGTTCGGCCTCTCCTTCGGCGACGCCGGGGAGGGCGGCGACGTCTCCGTCGCGGAGGACCTCGTGGAACTCGTCCTCGACGTGCGCGAGGCCGAACGCGAGGCCGGCAACTACGACCGGGCCGACGAACTCCGCGACGAACTCGCGGCACTCGGCGTCGAGGTGCAGGATTCCGACGACGGGCCGGCGTTCCGTTTCGAGTGACGAACGTCGGCGGCTTCCCTTCCGAGACGAGTGGAAACTGAACGACATGAGTCGGTGACCCCGTCTGCGTAGAGATTAACGATTGATACCAAAACTGATGCAGTTACTCTGATTCCCGGAACTAATGGTCGGACTGGAACGGGGAACCGTCGAGTTGGAGCCGTACGACGAAGAATGGACGAGGCTCTACGAAGAGGAAGTACAGCAACTGAAGAACATCGCGGGTGAGAGCTTCCTCGATTTCGAGCATATCGGTAGCACCGCTATCGAGGGGATGCCCGCGAAACCGATAATCGACGTCCTCGCCGTCGTCGAAGAACTGGACGAGGCTACGGACCTCGTCCCCGTACTCGAAGAACGCGAGTTCGAGTATCGTCCCGGAGAGGTAGAGGGACGCCTGTTCTTTGCCAAGGGGCCGCGCACGAACCGTACGTGTTACCTCTCGATCACGGAGCAAGGGAGCGACTTCTACAGAGAGAAAATCGCGTTCAGGGATTATCTCCGTGAACACCCTGACGTCGCCGAACGGTACGCTTCCGTAAAGAAGGGACTGGCGGAGAAGTACCCGGAGAACAGGGAGAGGTACACCGAGGAGAAAGGAGAGTTCGTTCGAGACGTTCTCGACCGGGCGATGGACGGATAGGGGCCGTTCTACCGATACTGAGGCTCCACTGCCCGTACGCGTACTTTGTACCGGTTCCGCGAACGGTGCTCACTCCGACCGCGAGGCGACGCGCCGCACTTCCACGGCCACCTCGTTCGGGGGGAGGAACGACGACGCGCCCGGCCCGTCGTAGCGCAGGACGAACGGGTCGCCGACGACCTGTACGTCCTCGCTCCCCTCTCGAAGCGTCGAGCGGAGTTTCTCGCCCTCGCGTTCGGCGCGGTTCCCGATGCTCCACCGCGGGAGAGACGTCACCGCGAGCGTTCGTTCCGGGAGTTCGACCACCCTGACCTTGGGGTCCGACGGCCGCGGGGCCGACTCGAAGTCGTGCGACTCGGGCAGGTAGAACGCCATCCGGACGCCGTCCGCCTCCGATTCCTCACCGCCGGGGGCGGTCACGGAGACGGGCCCGCCGGCGGAGTCGGAGGCGGTCACGGAGACGGCGTCCGACGCCGACTTCGACTCCGAGGCGGGCGAACGGCGCGTCTCGCCCTCGCTCACGACGGTCGGAAGCGGGGAGAGGTCCGCCTCGGCTTCGTTGTTCCCGGAGACGTAGCGGACGAGTCTGCCGAACGCCTGATGTTCGGACGGTGCGACCGTCTCTACGACCGTCGTCGTCGGGTAGCGTCGCAACTCCGCGCCGCCGACGGTGCCGACCGACTCGTAAGGGAGTGAGGGCGTCGAACGCCTCTCGTGGACGACTCTCGCGGCGGCACCGGCGACGAGTGAGGCGGCGGCGAGGCCGCCGTAGGCGAGGGTGCGCTTTCTGACCATACCGTCAGAAGCGTCGCGCGGACCATAGTCTCTTGTGGGCGTTCGCGTGGTCGAACGAAGTGAGGCCGCGGAGAGCGGGGAGGGACGACCCGCGAGTGGTGCGGCGACTCTCCCTTGCGCGCCGTGAGTCCGCCCGTCTCACATCGTAAAGAGGTGCGAGTCGTCGGGCACGTCGAACAGTCCCATCCGGACGCCCGCGTCGAGCCACCCGTAGCCGTACGAGAACGACGCCAAGGCGTTCACCCAGTCGTCGTCCGCGCGGAAGTGCCGCCCGTCTTCGAGGTACGAAAGCGCCATCTCGCGGCACTCTTCGGCGGCGTCGCCGAGGGGGGTCCCCGCCGGGACGGCGGGGTCCGCCTCCGAGAGCGCGTCGGCCAACATCCCCTCGTAGCGGTCGGTCTTCTCGTGGAGGTCCGCGGGCATACCTCCCCGTGGACGGCGGCGGACCAAGAAGCCGTCCGTTCGTGTCGGCGGCGCGACGTACACGGAACGACTTTACGACGCGACGAGAATCGAGCCGTATGCGCCCTCCACTACACGCTCTCCTGCTCGGACGGGAGTCCGACGCGTCGCGACGCGCCGTCGCCCTCGCCGCCGTCCTCGGCGTCGCCGTCTTCGCCGCGTACGAACTCGTCCTCCACTCCGCCCTCGGCGGGGCCGTCTGGTACCCCTACCCCGTGGCGGGCGTCGCCGTCGCCGCCGCCGCGGCGCACGCGTACCGCAACGACGGCCTCCTCGTCTGTTGGGTCGTCGGCCTCTGCCCGACGGTGGGGTACGACCTCTATCACTTCGGCGGCCTCGAACCGACGCCCGCAGGTAGCCTTCTGCTGGCGGCGACGAGTCCGTCGCTCCTCGTCGGCCTCGCGTACGCGTCGCTCGGATTCGTCGCGGGGGCGACGCTCTCTCGCCTCGCGGGGGCGGTCCGACCGGCCACCGACGCGGTCTGAGGCGCGGTACCGTCGGTACGAGCGGTCTCTCCTGCGATGTGTTGACGTGCCGGTTACCCCGCGCCGCGCGCACGACAGCGGAACCTAAAAGGGAGGCAGTCTCGAATTCTGAGACATGAGCGACGACGCGGACGATTTCGTTGAACACCGGAAACTGATAATCGCGGGCTCGGGTATCTCGGGCCTCTCGGCGGCCATCTACGCCGGGCGGTCCAACAACGACCCGCTCGTGTTGGAGGGGGACGAACCCGGCGGACAGTTGACGCTCACCACCGAGGTGGACAACTATCCGGGCTTCCCCGAGGGCATCTCCGGGCCGGAACTCATCCAGAACATGCGCGAACAGGCCGAGCGCTTCGGCGCGGAGATTCGCCACGGCATCGTCGAGTCGGTAGACGCGGATGACCGCCCCTTCACGGTGACGCTGAGCAACGGCGACGTCTACACCGCGGACGCAATCATCGCCGCCTCGGGCGCGTCCGCCCGGACGCTCGGCGTCCCCGGCGAGGACGAACTGATGGGGTACGGCCTCTCGACGTGCGCCACCTGCGACGGCGCGTTCTTCCGCGGCGAGAAGATACTGGTCGTCGGCGGCGGCGACGCCGCGATGGAGGAGGCGAGCTTCCTCACCAAGTTCGCCTCGAAGGTGTACCTCGTCCACCGCCGCGAGGAGTTCCGCGCGGAGGACTACTGGGTCGACCGCGTCCAAGAGCAGGTCGACGACGACGAGATAGAACTGATGCTCAACACCGAGGTGACCGAACTCCACGGGTCGGCCGAGGAGGGCGTCGAGAGCGTCACCCTCGTCCGCAACCCCGAGGGACACCCGACGGACAAACTCGACGACCCCGAGACCGAGGAGTTCGACTTCGACGTTGGCGCGGTGTTCTACGCCATCGGTCACACGCCGAACGCCGACTACCTCGAAGGAACGGGCGTCGAACGCGACGAAGAGGGGTACGTGAAGACGAAGGGCGGCACCGACGGCGGGCAGACGGCGACCGACGTGTCCGGCATCTTCGGCGCGGGCGACGTGGTGGACTACCACTACCAACAGGCCGCGACGGCGGGCGGCATGGGCGTGAAGGCCGCACTCGACGCCGACGACTACCTCGAAGAACTCGAACGCGACGGGCGCGCCGAGGCCGAAGAGGAACCCGCGGCCGTCGAGTCCGACGACTGAGCGCGCTACCGACCGTTCTCGCTTCTCGACCGCCGATTTCTCTTCTGTCGAGCGCCGACGTCGAGCAACAGTCCGACGAGGAGGTACGCGTACGCCGACGCGCCAGACGAGGAGCAAGGCGGCGCCGAAGGCGAGAAAACCGGCGCGACCGGCGACTGCTCCGTCCCGTCGTCATCGGCGGGGCGTTCGGGCCCGCGGCCGAAACGCCTCCCGCCGAACACGTTCGCCAGTGTGCAAGCACGAGGACTTCCCCGCGTCCGAACGACGGACGAGTACATGAAGACAGTAGTCCACCTCGTTTCCGCGGACGAGACGGAACAGCAGACTGCGCTGAACATCGTGCGGAACCTCGTCGACGACGAGTCGGGAACCATCGACCAAGTGGCTGTCGTCGCGCAGGCCGGCGGGATAGAGCGGGTGACGACCGAGGAGGACGAAGGCGAGGACGTCGAGAACCTCCTCGCCGACGGCGTCGAGTTCAAGGCCTGCAGCAACACCCTCCAGATGAAGGGCTTAGAGGAGTCGGACCTCGTCGGCGGCATCGAGACGGTTCCCGAGGGGGCCGTCGAGGTGACGCGCCTGCAGACGGAAGGCTACGCGTACATCCGCCCGTAGTTCACGCCGCCGAACCGGTCACCTCCGATTCCCACACATCCTTAAGTCGAGAGGCCCCACGGAGCGTATGGTCGATACGGAAATCTACACCATCGAAGGCCCGAACGGCGACGTCGAATCTATCGAACTCCCCGAGGGTCTCGTGGACGTGTTCGCCGAACAGGGCGAGGAACCGACGAGCGTCGTCGGCGACCTGGTAGTGCAGGCGTTCGCACAGCAGGCCCACGTCGTCGTCCACCACAGCGAAGGCGAGACGGCGGCCGACCTCTCGGAACTCAACGAGGAGATGGAGAACATCTTCGAGGAACGCTTCGGCGTCCCCCTCTCGGAAGCGATGGGTCACAGCCACTAACGCGGGCGATTCTCGGCGCATATTCGCACGATTTCGAATCGCGGCGGCCGGGTTCGGCCGCCGAGACGCTCAGACGGAGAGCGACGGCACCGTCGCCGCGACGCGGAGGTTCCCGGCGACGGTGACGCCGCAGAGAAGCGAACCACTTTTCGCTTCGCTCCGTGCGACACGGTAGTGTGCATCAGAGAGCGAGGACGTTCGCCCGCGAGGCGTCCGAACGGTACGACTTCGAGGTGACCGTCGAGGAGTTCCCCGAGGGGACGAAGACGGCGGCGGACGCCGCCGACGCCGTCGGGTGCGACGTCGGGCAGATAGCCAGCAGTCTCGTCTTCGACTGCGACGGCGAACTCGTCGTCGTCGTCACCAGCGGTGCGAACCGGGTCAGCGAGGCGAAACTCGCGGCCCACCTCGGACTCGACGAGGGCGACGTGTCGATGGCCGACCCCGAGGAGATACGCGAGGTGGTCGGATGGTCCATCGGCGGCGTCCCGCCGTTCTGCCACGAAACCGACCTCCGCGTCCTCTTCGACGAGTCCCTCTCGGAGTACGACACCGTCTGGGGGGCGGCTGGGACGCCGAGTGCGATGTTCCCCGTCTCCCCCGAAGAACTGCGCCGCCTCGCCGACGCGACGCCCGCCGACGTAGCCGAGTAAGCGCCGCCGTTCTGTCGTCACGCCGATTACAGGACCCGTCCCTCTCGTTTTTGGCAGTTTCTCCCGTGAGTTCACAGTCTCCGCCCGGACGCACAGATTTATTTTTAGAGGTGTCTAATCCTTTAGTGAGACATGGACAACATTTCTCCGCGGCGGACGCGAACGCCGCGGCGCGGCGCGGGTGATTCGGATGGCTGAACTGTTCGATATCTTCGCGGCGTCCGTCCGCGACGGGTTCGTGCAGGTGAGCGCGTTCGTCGCCGTGACGGTTCTCCTCTTCAGTTACGTGCAGTACCGAACGGACGGGAGACTCGTCCGTCGGTTAGAGGAGAACCGCCGCGCCGGACCGCTGGTCGGCGCGCTGATGGGACTGACGCCGGGGTGCGGCGGCGCTATCGTGATGATGCCGCTGTACGTCCGCGGCACCGTCTCGTTCGGCACCGTCGTGGCGACGCTCGTCGCCACCACGGGCGACTCGGCGTTCGTCCTGTTGGCGCTCGCCCCGAAGGCGGCGCTGTACGCCTACGGTATCGCCCTCGTCGCCGCCGTCACCTTCGGCTACGCCATCGACCGGTTCGGATTCGGCGTCGGGCGCGTGGACGCCGCGGTGGCGAGCCTCCGGCCCGCCGTCTCGGACGGCGGCAGCGCGAGACGCAGTCTCACGGGCGGTCGGACGCAGTCCGGCGATACGGCGGCCCCCGCCGTCGGTAACCAAGTCCACCACTACGACGAAATCGACGGGTGCACCGTCGAGGGACCGACGCGCGACTCGTCGCTCGGGCGGCGCGTCTCCCGACTCGCACTCGGCGCGTGGTGGGTCGCCGCCGCCGTCGCCCTCGTCGTCGGCGTCCTCTACTTGCTCCGCGGCGCGCCGGAGGTTCCGCTGACGCTCGGCGGTTCGTACGCTGGCGTCTTCACCGCCGTCGGCGTCGCGGGGACCGCGCTGTCGGCGTTCCTCTACGTCGTCGGCCGGCGCTACGTCGGCCACGGGCGCGTCGGCGAGGGCGAGGACTCCTTCGAGAGCGCCGCCGAGACGCTCACGCACGCGGCGATGGAGACGTCGTTCGTCACCGTCTGGGTCGTCGCCGCCTACCTCGTCTACGAGTACGCCGTCGTCTTCTCGGGCGTCGA is part of the Halopelagius longus genome and encodes:
- a CDS encoding DUF7545 family protein — protein: MVDTEIYTIEGPNGDVESIELPEGLVDVFAEQGEEPTSVVGDLVVQAFAQQAHVVVHHSEGETAADLSELNEEMENIFEERFGVPLSEAMGHSH
- a CDS encoding putative manganese transporter, encoding MAELFDIFAASVRDGFVQVSAFVAVTVLLFSYVQYRTDGRLVRRLEENRRAGPLVGALMGLTPGCGGAIVMMPLYVRGTVSFGTVVATLVATTGDSAFVLLALAPKAALYAYGIALVAAVTFGYAIDRFGFGVGRVDAAVASLRPAVSDGGSARRSLTGGRTQSGDTAAPAVGNQVHHYDEIDGCTVEGPTRDSSLGRRVSRLALGAWWVAAAVALVVGVLYLLRGAPEVPLTLGGSYAGVFTAVGVAGTALSAFLYVVGRRYVGHGRVGEGEDSFESAAETLTHAAMETSFVTVWVVAAYLVYEYAVVFSGVDIASVAAAAGILAPIGGAALGLIPGCGPQIVLSAAYAEGAIPFSALVANAISQDGDALFPLIAIDKTAAVVASIYTTVPALAVGVVLHLTWTAVFGLPQFGFGVIG
- a CDS encoding NAD(P)/FAD-dependent oxidoreductase; its protein translation is MSDDADDFVEHRKLIIAGSGISGLSAAIYAGRSNNDPLVLEGDEPGGQLTLTTEVDNYPGFPEGISGPELIQNMREQAERFGAEIRHGIVESVDADDRPFTVTLSNGDVYTADAIIAASGASARTLGVPGEDELMGYGLSTCATCDGAFFRGEKILVVGGGDAAMEEASFLTKFASKVYLVHRREEFRAEDYWVDRVQEQVDDDEIELMLNTEVTELHGSAEEGVESVTLVRNPEGHPTDKLDDPETEEFDFDVGAVFYAIGHTPNADYLEGTGVERDEEGYVKTKGGTDGGQTATDVSGIFGAGDVVDYHYQQAATAGGMGVKAALDADDYLEELERDGRAEAEEEPAAVESDD
- a CDS encoding YbaK/EbsC family protein, with the translated sequence MHQRARTFAREASERYDFEVTVEEFPEGTKTAADAADAVGCDVGQIASSLVFDCDGELVVVVTSGANRVSEAKLAAHLGLDEGDVSMADPEEIREVVGWSIGGVPPFCHETDLRVLFDESLSEYDTVWGAAGTPSAMFPVSPEELRRLADATPADVAE
- a CDS encoding DsrE family protein, which gives rise to MKTVVHLVSADETEQQTALNIVRNLVDDESGTIDQVAVVAQAGGIERVTTEEDEGEDVENLLADGVEFKACSNTLQMKGLEESDLVGGIETVPEGAVEVTRLQTEGYAYIRP